The Kozakia baliensis genome includes a region encoding these proteins:
- a CDS encoding LysR family transcriptional regulator: MDRYQAMATFIRVVETGSFSSAARQLGVGQPAVSKTIAQLESRLQVSLLIRSTHGLTPTEAGQNFYERARNALQEADEAELAAKGAGAGLWGRLRVSAATTFARLHVIPKLPQFLAEHPHLDVDIILDDRMIDLVAEGVDISLRMGALSDSTAVARKIATGGRSVLATPAYLARAGRPQTPADLANHDTVIYSQLPSVWSFTRDGSAVSVSVSGRLRVSAAEGLRAAILADMGLTITSDWMFAPELESGAVVRVLEAWSLPSIDLWAVFPARRMMTAKARQFAGFVEELMQSAV, from the coding sequence ATGGACCGGTATCAAGCAATGGCTACCTTTATACGGGTGGTGGAAACGGGCTCGTTCTCATCTGCCGCACGTCAGCTTGGCGTCGGGCAGCCAGCGGTTTCCAAAACGATCGCACAGCTTGAATCCCGGCTGCAGGTCAGCTTGCTGATCCGCTCTACGCACGGACTGACGCCGACCGAGGCTGGGCAGAATTTTTACGAACGCGCGCGAAACGCCCTTCAGGAAGCCGACGAGGCGGAGCTTGCTGCGAAAGGGGCAGGTGCAGGGCTCTGGGGACGGTTACGGGTCTCGGCCGCAACGACGTTCGCGCGGTTGCATGTCATACCGAAATTGCCGCAATTCCTGGCGGAACATCCCCATCTCGACGTCGATATCATTCTCGACGATCGCATGATCGATCTCGTGGCAGAGGGCGTCGATATCTCCCTGCGCATGGGCGCGCTTTCCGATTCCACAGCAGTTGCCCGCAAAATCGCGACGGGCGGTCGGTCGGTACTCGCGACGCCCGCGTATCTCGCGCGTGCGGGTAGGCCGCAAACTCCAGCGGATCTCGCGAACCATGATACCGTCATCTACAGTCAGTTGCCGAGCGTCTGGTCGTTCACACGCGATGGCTCCGCGGTTTCGGTCTCCGTTTCGGGACGGCTGCGCGTCAGTGCTGCCGAAGGGTTACGCGCCGCGATACTGGCGGATATGGGCCTGACCATCACGTCGGACTGGATGTTCGCGCCGGAACTGGAAAGCGGTGCCGTCGTGCGGGTACTGGAAGCCTGGTCGTTGCCTTCTATCGACCTTTGGGCCGTCTTTCCTGCCAGGCGCATGATGACTGCAAAGGCGCGCCAATTCGCCGGATTCGTTGAAGAACTCATGCAATCGGCGGTGTGA
- a CDS encoding flavin reductase, with the protein MSAVINRPTAASSNADTATFRDAMSLLASAVTIITTDGPNGRHGFTASAVSSVSDAPPTLLVCVNRNTSAHPHLIAHGKLAINILAHSHDTLSTRFATSSLDMDARFAEGAWRQGASGLPILADALVTLECRIAEITEVATHTVIFAEVETMDLRPEAGRGLVWFRRRYAEL; encoded by the coding sequence ATGAGCGCAGTCATCAACCGTCCCACCGCCGCCAGCAGCAATGCCGATACCGCCACTTTCCGCGATGCGATGTCCTTGCTCGCCAGCGCGGTCACCATCATCACGACAGATGGCCCCAACGGTCGGCATGGCTTCACCGCATCGGCCGTCAGCAGCGTCTCGGATGCTCCGCCGACTTTGCTTGTTTGCGTCAACCGTAACACCAGCGCCCACCCTCATCTGATCGCTCATGGCAAGCTTGCCATCAATATCCTCGCCCATAGTCACGATACGCTTTCGACTCGTTTCGCGACGAGCAGCCTGGATATGGACGCACGTTTTGCCGAAGGAGCATGGCGACAGGGCGCGAGTGGCCTTCCCATTCTCGCCGATGCTTTGGTGACCCTGGAATGTCGTATCGCCGAGATTACGGAAGTCGCCACCCACACCGTGATCTTCGCCGAAGTGGAGACGATGGACCTTCGCCCCGAAGCTGGACGCGGCCTCGTCTGGTTCCGCAGACGCTACGCAGAGCTGTGA
- a CDS encoding TonB-dependent receptor family protein, with protein sequence MRFILSSTDRSPPLQRRLALTAGASILTFGQHIALAAPASSTQARTASHAHSTAHQSVQPSTPPAAVRASKSEAITVSRRRLSPTSVAAHRLASIPGGTSIIDSKEVLKSRNFTNADLLSFQPGVFVQSSGGGDGLRLSIRGSGIQTGTNYFRSGVLLMFDGLPVTTPAGTPYELFETLGIQYTEVLRGANAFDYGGLQLGGAINYVTPTGYTADHFQARAEAGSFNYNKQQISSGAVIGKSDYYISLTKSYRGGYQQQTAASSFGVNANYGYRFNDNVSTRLFFRYRQTQNGYPGYLTRDQIISNPKQAQSLYVNLHGHRIQPGSKWYGDMTTIRIDDHSKLELGFNYQDAPIDIQNGTTAQRWGYKTVAGVLRYSRDDKLWGHKSETLFGIDTYTDLEAWQTNRSRTRTGIYANVPFGTILRHANYGGTDNYFHIRNNFELFHNFWLTAAGALDFVQRSTNVSYATQSSVGTSSVGFTPRGGFRYVISPHVSIYGNVSRSFQPANDWQLLSGALYTSGPAQGLNSSGVKLDNQTATTYEVGTSGNWLNNRWSVSYYYSSVHDELLSVMTPQSQLYGNATYSNATPTVHQGVEASLESDLVKWSGGKLGLRQSYTYQDFHFKHDPTFGHNKLPGIPAHFYQGEVRLDLKSGFYAGFNAQVSSKVSGSYDDTYYAPAYHIYNFNMGYEWPGKHRQVFLSFNNLANKHYASIVVPGYISNGQQLAVFQPGDGFGVFGGISLGFN encoded by the coding sequence ATGCGCTTCATTCTTTCTTCTACTGACCGCTCTCCGCCACTGCAACGACGTTTGGCTCTAACGGCGGGCGCGTCGATCCTGACGTTCGGACAGCATATCGCCTTGGCTGCTCCAGCATCCTCCACACAGGCACGTACGGCTTCACACGCCCATTCGACGGCGCATCAATCCGTCCAACCCAGCACGCCGCCAGCCGCCGTTCGCGCCTCGAAAAGCGAAGCGATTACAGTCTCGCGCCGCCGCCTGTCACCCACCTCCGTGGCTGCGCATCGCCTCGCAAGCATTCCCGGCGGCACTTCCATCATCGATTCCAAAGAAGTGCTTAAAAGCCGCAATTTTACCAACGCCGACCTGCTGTCGTTCCAGCCCGGCGTGTTCGTGCAGAGTTCTGGCGGCGGCGACGGTCTGCGTCTGTCGATCCGCGGTTCAGGTATTCAGACAGGCACCAATTATTTCAGGTCCGGCGTTCTTCTCATGTTCGATGGCCTTCCGGTCACGACGCCTGCCGGAACGCCGTATGAACTGTTCGAGACGCTCGGCATTCAATATACCGAGGTACTGCGCGGGGCGAATGCGTTCGATTATGGCGGGCTGCAACTCGGCGGTGCAATCAATTACGTGACGCCCACCGGCTATACCGCCGACCATTTTCAGGCGCGCGCCGAAGCGGGGAGCTTCAATTACAACAAACAGCAGATCAGTTCCGGCGCCGTGATCGGCAAGTCGGATTATTATATCAGCCTCACCAAATCCTATCGTGGCGGCTACCAGCAGCAAACGGCAGCCAGCAGCTTCGGCGTAAACGCGAATTACGGCTACCGCTTCAACGATAACGTCTCGACACGCTTGTTTTTCCGCTACCGCCAGACTCAAAACGGGTATCCTGGTTATTTGACCCGCGATCAGATCATTTCCAATCCTAAACAAGCCCAGTCGCTTTACGTGAATCTGCACGGTCACCGTATCCAGCCAGGTTCGAAATGGTATGGCGATATGACAACTATCCGGATCGACGACCATTCCAAACTGGAACTCGGCTTCAACTATCAGGATGCGCCGATCGACATTCAGAACGGAACCACTGCCCAAAGATGGGGCTACAAGACCGTCGCTGGCGTGCTCCGTTATAGCCGTGACGACAAGCTTTGGGGACACAAGAGCGAAACTCTGTTCGGCATCGATACCTATACCGATCTCGAAGCATGGCAAACCAACCGAAGTCGCACCAGAACGGGGATTTATGCGAACGTTCCCTTCGGCACCATTCTACGCCATGCCAATTATGGCGGCACGGACAATTATTTCCATATCCGGAACAATTTCGAGTTGTTCCATAATTTCTGGCTCACGGCTGCGGGAGCGCTCGACTTCGTGCAACGCTCCACCAACGTGTCGTATGCGACGCAGAGTTCGGTCGGCACCTCATCGGTGGGCTTCACGCCTCGCGGCGGCTTCCGTTATGTCATCAGCCCGCATGTCTCGATTTACGGAAACGTAAGCCGTAGCTTCCAGCCCGCGAACGATTGGCAGCTTCTCTCCGGCGCGCTCTACACGTCCGGCCCTGCGCAAGGGTTGAACTCCTCAGGCGTGAAGCTCGATAACCAAACCGCGACGACTTACGAAGTCGGCACGAGCGGCAACTGGCTCAATAACCGCTGGAGCGTCTCTTATTACTACTCGTCCGTGCATGACGAACTGCTTTCCGTCATGACACCCCAGTCGCAACTTTACGGCAATGCGACCTATTCGAACGCAACTCCGACGGTTCATCAAGGTGTGGAAGCGTCCCTGGAAAGCGATCTCGTAAAATGGTCCGGCGGCAAGCTCGGGTTACGCCAATCCTATACTTATCAGGATTTCCACTTCAAACATGACCCAACGTTCGGCCATAATAAACTCCCCGGTATTCCGGCGCATTTCTATCAAGGCGAAGTACGCCTCGATCTGAAGAGCGGCTTCTATGCCGGCTTCAATGCCCAGGTTTCATCAAAGGTTTCCGGCTCCTACGATGACACTTACTACGCACCGGCCTACCATATTTACAATTTCAACATGGGATACGAGTGGCCTGGCAAGCATCGGCAGGTGTTCCTCTCCTTCAACAATCTCGCTAACAAGCATTACGCTTCGATCGTCGTTCCAGGATACATCTCCAACGGACAGCAACTTGCGGTCTTCCAGCCGGGAGACGGGTTCGGTGTGTTCGGCGGCATATCCCTCGGTTTCAATTAG